The following coding sequences are from one Gossypium raimondii isolate GPD5lz chromosome 4, ASM2569854v1, whole genome shotgun sequence window:
- the LOC105768125 gene encoding peroxidase 21 yields the protein MTLNKHHCCSTFIFLLLTLLSQFYSVESELQLNYYAESCPNAEEIIKQQVIKLYNKHGNTAVSWVRNLFHDCMVKSCDASLLLRRVKGMESEQESDRSFGMRNFKYINTIKEAVEKECPMTVSCADIVALSARDGILMLGGPRLEMRSGRKDSKQSYLTEVQNAIPNHNDTIDLVLARFQSIGIDTPGAVALLGAHSVGRVHCVNLVHRLYPTVDPTLDPEHAEYLKRRCPTPDPDPKAVLYSRNDLETPMILDNMFYKNLLKHKGLLMVDQQLTSHPLTSPLVEKMAADNGYFHDQFARAVLLLSENNPLNEDQGEIRKDCRYVNLV from the exons ATGACTCTTAACAAGCACCATTGCTGCTCCACCTTCATCTTTCTGCTATTAACACTGCTCTCACAGTTTTATTCTG TGGAAAGCGAACTTCAATTGAACTACTACGCAGAAAGTTGCCCCAATGCGGAAGAGATTATCAAACAACAAGTTATTAAGCTGTACAACAAACATGGAAATACAGCAGTTTCTTGGGTTAGAAATCTCTTCCATGACTGCATGGTCaag TCATGTGATGCATCGCTGCTGTTACGGAGGGTGAAGGGAATGGAATCGGAGCAAGAATCGGATAGGAGTTTTGGGATGAGAAATTTCAAGTACATTAACACAATCAAAGAAGCTGTGGAGAAAGAATGTCCGATGACAGTTTCTTGTGCTGATATCGTCGCTCTTTCTGCTAGAGATGGCATTCTCATG CTTGGAGGACCACGCCTTGAAATGAGAAGCGGTAGGAAAGATAGCAAGCAAAGTTACCTGACAGAGGTACAAAATGCGATCCCCAACCACAACGACACCATTGATTTGGTGCTCGCCCGCTTTCAATCCATTGGCATAGACACCCCAGGAGCTGTTGCTTTATTAG GAGCTCACTCGGTAGGGCGAGTTCATTGTGTAAACTTGGTACACAGACTTTACCCCACAGTTGATCCAACACTGGACCCTGAGCATGCCGAATACCTCAAAAGGAGGTGCCCGACACCCGACCCGGATCCGAAAGCGGTGTTGTACTCGAGAAATGACCTGGAAACGCCAATGATACTGGACAATATGTTCTACAAGAACTTGTTGAAACACAAGGGGTTACTCATGGTGGATCAGCAATTGACTTCTCATCCACTTACTTCACCTTTGGTTGAGAAAATGGCTGCCGATAATGGATATTTCCACGACCAATTTGCAAGAGCTGTGCTGTTGTTATCAGAGAACAACCCACTTAATGAAGATCAAGGCGAGATTCGAAAAGATTGTCGCTATGTCAACCTTGTTTGA